From bacterium:
ATTGGTTTTAAAATTTTTTTGACCGCCGACATGCTTAATAATTTGCCGGCCGCCGGTTCTGAAGTTAAAATTTTTTGTTATTTGTATATCCGCGAGGAAGCCAGTCTGGAGCTTTACGGCTTTCTCAAAGAAGAAGAATTGAACTTTTTTGCCTTACTTCTTTCCATCTCGGGTATCGGTCCGAAAACAGCTCTCAATATTTTGGCGGTTGACCGCTTGGAGAATATTATGGCCGCTATTATTGAAAACCGGCCGGATTTGCTGACCCGGGCTTCGGGTATCGGCCAAAAAACCGCCGAACGGGTTATTCTGGAACTCAAGAACAAAATAAAATTGAAAACCGCCAAAACTTTGACCGAAAAATTGGATTTAGACAACGAAGTAGAAGAGGCCTTGGTCGGTTTGGGTTATTCCCGAAGGCAGGTGCGGGACGCTTTGGGTAAAATATCTCCCGAAATCAAGAAAATAGAAGACCGTCTGAAAGAAGCCCTGCGTTTTCTAAATAAGCGTTAAATTCATTTATCTTTGAATATGTTTTTATCCTGGTATCACTTTTTTTGGTCTTTTTTGGGAGCG
This genomic window contains:
- the ruvA gene encoding Holliday junction branch migration protein RuvA; amino-acid sequence: MIHYLTGKVAGRGENFAVIENNGIGFKIFLTADMLNNLPAAGSEVKIFCYLYIREEASLELYGFLKEEELNFFALLLSISGIGPKTALNILAVDRLENIMAAIIENRPDLLTRASGIGQKTAERVILELKNKIKLKTAKTLTEKLDLDNEVEEALVGLGYSRRQVRDALGKISPEIKKIEDRLKEALRFLNKR